From one Streptomyces chromofuscus genomic stretch:
- the ndk gene encoding nucleoside-diphosphate kinase: MTQRTLVLLKPDAVRRGLTGEIISRIERKAGWQITALELRTLDQETLEQHYGEHKGKPFYEPLVEFMSSGPVVAMIVEGERVIEGVRALAGPTDPIAAAPGSIRGDYGVIVRENLIHASDSEESADREVKIFFPGRA, translated from the coding sequence GTGACCCAGCGCACCCTCGTCCTCCTCAAGCCCGACGCCGTCCGTCGTGGCCTGACCGGCGAGATCATCAGCCGCATCGAGCGCAAGGCCGGCTGGCAGATCACCGCGCTGGAGCTGCGCACCCTGGACCAGGAGACCCTGGAGCAGCACTACGGCGAGCACAAGGGCAAGCCCTTCTACGAGCCGCTGGTGGAGTTCATGTCCTCCGGCCCGGTCGTCGCGATGATCGTCGAGGGCGAGCGGGTCATCGAGGGCGTGCGCGCGCTGGCCGGTCCCACCGACCCGATCGCCGCCGCACCCGGCTCTATTCGCGGTGACTACGGCGTGATCGTCCGCGAGAACCTGATCCACGCCTCCGACTCGGAGGAGTCGGCCGACCGTGAGGTGAAGATCTTCTTCCCCGGCCGCGCCTGA
- a CDS encoding DUF4233 domain-containing protein, with the protein MRTLCASTLIGEFFVIGFAGLVAMKDPDLSMSTVWTVSGIAMFLCLVLCGLATRPGGVVMGWALQIGLIASGFVVPTMFFLGVMFAALWWASVHYGRKIDEAKARFAAQADTA; encoded by the coding sequence ATGCGTACGCTCTGTGCTTCGACCCTGATCGGCGAGTTCTTCGTCATCGGCTTCGCCGGTCTGGTCGCGATGAAGGACCCCGACCTGTCGATGTCGACGGTCTGGACGGTCAGCGGCATCGCCATGTTCCTGTGCCTGGTGCTGTGCGGCCTGGCGACCCGGCCGGGCGGCGTGGTGATGGGCTGGGCGCTCCAGATCGGACTCATCGCTTCCGGTTTCGTCGTCCCCACGATGTTCTTCCTCGGGGTGATGTTCGCCGCGCTGTGGTGGGCCTCCGTCCACTACGGCAGGAAGATCGACGAGGCCAAGGCCCGGTTCGCCGCGCAGGCTGACACTGCGTGA
- the folC gene encoding bifunctional tetrahydrofolate synthase/dihydrofolate synthase, translating to MSDIPGSNDQPDPLDPLDPFESFEDIVEAETSRDPDLAVIEAGSRTLRTQGGPQQADAPARPTDPEVDKAVREVEAELATRWGETKLEPSVTRISALMDVLGDPQRSYPSIHLTGTNGKTSTARMIEALLGAFDLRTGRYTSPHVQSITERISLDGAPISAERFVETYQDVKPYVEMVDAQQEYRLSFFEVLTGMAYAAFADAPVDVAVVEVGMGGSWDATNVIDGDVAVVTPIDLDHTDRLGGTPGEIAGEKSGIIKAGATVIMAQQPVDAAQVLLKKAVDVDATVAREGLEFGVVARQVAVGGQLLTLRGLGGEYTEVYLPLHGAHQAHNAAVALAAVEAFFGVGAQRPEPLDIDTVRKAFAAVASPGRLEVVRRSPTVVLDAAHNPAGARAAAEAVGEAFQFSRLIGVVGASGDKNVRGLLEAFEPVFAEVVVTQNSSHRAMDADELAGIAVEVFGEERVQVEPRLPDALEAAITLAEEEGEFAGGGVLVTGSVITVGEARLLLGRG from the coding sequence GTGAGCGACATCCCCGGCAGCAACGACCAGCCCGACCCCCTCGACCCCCTCGACCCCTTCGAGTCCTTCGAGGACATCGTCGAGGCGGAAACCTCCCGCGACCCGGACCTCGCGGTGATCGAGGCCGGCAGCCGCACCCTGCGGACGCAGGGCGGCCCCCAGCAGGCCGACGCGCCGGCGCGCCCCACGGACCCCGAGGTCGACAAGGCGGTGCGGGAGGTCGAGGCGGAGCTCGCGACGCGCTGGGGCGAGACCAAGCTGGAGCCGTCCGTCACCCGCATCTCCGCGCTGATGGACGTGCTCGGCGATCCGCAGCGGTCGTACCCCTCGATCCACCTCACGGGCACCAACGGCAAGACCTCCACCGCCCGCATGATCGAGGCCCTGCTGGGCGCCTTCGACCTGCGGACCGGGCGGTACACCTCGCCCCACGTGCAGTCCATCACCGAGCGGATCAGCCTGGACGGGGCGCCGATCTCCGCCGAGCGGTTCGTCGAGACGTACCAGGACGTCAAGCCCTACGTCGAGATGGTGGACGCCCAGCAGGAGTACCGGCTGTCCTTCTTCGAGGTGCTGACCGGGATGGCGTACGCCGCCTTCGCCGACGCGCCGGTCGACGTCGCCGTCGTCGAGGTGGGCATGGGCGGGAGCTGGGACGCCACGAACGTCATCGACGGTGACGTGGCCGTCGTGACGCCGATCGACCTCGACCACACCGACCGGCTCGGCGGGACGCCCGGCGAGATCGCCGGGGAGAAGTCCGGGATCATCAAGGCCGGCGCCACAGTGATCATGGCCCAGCAGCCGGTGGACGCGGCCCAGGTGCTGCTGAAGAAGGCCGTGGACGTGGATGCGACCGTGGCCCGCGAGGGCCTGGAGTTCGGGGTGGTGGCGCGGCAGGTCGCCGTCGGCGGGCAGCTGCTGACGCTGCGCGGGCTCGGCGGTGAGTACACGGAGGTGTACCTCCCGCTGCACGGCGCCCACCAGGCGCACAACGCCGCCGTCGCGCTGGCCGCCGTGGAGGCGTTCTTCGGCGTGGGCGCGCAGCGGCCCGAGCCGCTGGACATCGACACCGTGCGCAAGGCCTTCGCCGCCGTCGCCTCGCCGGGGCGGCTGGAGGTCGTACGGCGGTCGCCCACCGTCGTCCTCGACGCCGCGCACAACCCGGCGGGCGCCCGGGCCGCCGCCGAGGCGGTCGGCGAGGCCTTCCAGTTCAGCCGGCTCATCGGGGTCGTCGGGGCCAGCGGCGACAAGAACGTGCGCGGGCTGCTGGAGGCCTTCGAGCCGGTCTTCGCGGAGGTCGTCGTCACCCAGAACTCCAGCCACCGCGCGATGGACGCGGATGAGCTGGCGGGCATCGCCGTCGAGGTCTTCGGCGAGGAACGGGTCCAGGTGGAGCCGAGGCTGCCGGACGCGCTGGAGGCGGCGATCACGCTGGCCGAGGAGGAGGGCGAGTTCGCGGGCGGCGGCGTGCTCGTCACCGGATCCGTCATCACCGTCGGCGAGGCCCGACTGCTCCTGGGGAGGGGCTGA